A section of the Pseudomonas sp. Q1-7 genome encodes:
- a CDS encoding ABC transporter ATP-binding protein, with the protein MSNEAHKHGVPFIKVEGLTKRYRDDQPPVFENINFSIQQGEFICIIGHSGCGKSTILNVIAGLEEASSGGVVMAGKEISGPSLDRGVVFQSHALLPWLSVEQNIAFAVRSRYPAWSRKQVAEHGARFLDMVGLKVAAQKKPSELSGGMKQRVGIARAFAVEPKMLLMDEPFGALDALTRGVIQDELLKICSATRQTVFMITHDVDEAILLADKVMLMSNGPRARVAEIVINTLPRERTRETLHHDPQYYRIRNHLVDFLVRRSRAIQQGETDAESGGEPLIVRPGLEGDEPPPGPDQPQTSTMRIVA; encoded by the coding sequence ATGTCGAATGAAGCTCACAAGCACGGTGTCCCCTTCATCAAGGTGGAAGGCTTGACCAAGCGTTATCGCGACGATCAGCCGCCGGTGTTCGAGAACATCAACTTCAGCATCCAGCAGGGCGAGTTCATCTGCATCATCGGCCACTCGGGCTGCGGCAAGAGCACCATCCTCAACGTCATCGCCGGCCTGGAAGAGGCCAGCAGCGGCGGGGTGGTGATGGCGGGCAAGGAAATCTCCGGTCCCAGCCTGGACCGTGGCGTGGTGTTCCAGAGCCATGCGCTGCTGCCCTGGCTGAGCGTCGAGCAGAACATCGCCTTCGCCGTGCGTTCGCGCTATCCGGCCTGGTCGCGCAAGCAGGTGGCCGAGCATGGTGCCCGCTTCCTCGACATGGTCGGCCTCAAGGTCGCGGCGCAGAAGAAGCCCAGCGAGCTGTCCGGAGGCATGAAGCAGCGCGTCGGCATTGCCCGCGCCTTCGCGGTGGAGCCGAAGATGCTGCTGATGGACGAGCCGTTCGGCGCGCTGGACGCGCTGACTCGCGGCGTGATCCAGGATGAACTGCTGAAGATCTGTTCGGCGACCCGGCAGACGGTGTTCATGATCACCCATGACGTCGACGAGGCAATCCTGCTGGCTGACAAGGTCATGCTGATGAGCAATGGACCGCGCGCCCGGGTGGCCGAGATCGTGATCAACACCCTGCCGCGCGAGCGGACCCGCGAAACCCTGCACCACGATCCGCAGTACTACCGTATCCGCAACCACCTGGTGGACTTTCTGGTGCGCCGCTCCAGGGCCATCCAGCAGGGGGAGACGGATGCGGAGTCCGGCGGTGAGCCGCTGATCGTCAGGCCCGGACTGGAAGGCGACGAGCCGCCGCCGGGGCCGGATCAACCGCAGACCTCCACGATGCGCATCGTCGCCTGA
- a CDS encoding acyl-CoA dehydrogenase family protein, with amino-acid sequence MNSLALAVPSAAAAWTDDARVLAEVGRVARGPLAQIVNRIDHEGYYPLDIMAALGEAGALGVHLDSHGSRYGLSLAAMQEISRTCGSTGFLTWCHDVCGLYMEQSGNPALLARLSDHATGRTCGGTALSNPMKSLAGIENMLLRAHKVPGGYRVSGSLPWVSHIAKGQYCGAIAAVERDDGSRSHEIMFLLDLDERVELKACPEFSAMEGTSTWRIQLDNYFVGEDCMIADPARPFIARIRAAFVLLQAGMATGIVQGSLDSMREVEPVLGHVNRFLHDRPDEIQAEFEELGGRIMTLAQTPFDGSTDFLLDVLDARTQSAELALRASQSALLHQGARGYLKSAAPQRRIREAQFVAIVTPAIKHLRWEMARLMKEEMPA; translated from the coding sequence ATGAACAGCCTCGCACTTGCAGTACCCTCCGCGGCAGCTGCCTGGACCGACGATGCCCGCGTGCTCGCCGAGGTCGGCCGCGTCGCCCGCGGCCCGCTGGCGCAGATTGTCAATCGCATCGACCATGAGGGCTATTACCCACTCGACATCATGGCTGCACTCGGCGAGGCCGGCGCGCTGGGCGTGCATCTCGACAGTCACGGCAGCCGTTACGGGCTGTCGCTGGCGGCCATGCAGGAGATCAGTCGCACCTGCGGTTCGACCGGCTTCCTCACCTGGTGTCACGACGTCTGCGGCCTGTACATGGAGCAGTCGGGCAACCCGGCGTTGCTGGCCCGGCTGTCCGACCACGCCACCGGGCGGACCTGCGGCGGTACCGCACTGTCCAACCCGATGAAGTCGCTGGCCGGTATCGAGAACATGCTGCTGCGCGCCCACAAGGTGCCGGGCGGCTACAGGGTCAGCGGCTCGCTGCCCTGGGTCAGTCATATCGCCAAGGGGCAGTACTGCGGTGCCATCGCCGCTGTGGAGCGTGACGACGGCAGCCGTTCGCACGAGATCATGTTCCTGCTCGATCTGGACGAGCGCGTCGAGCTCAAGGCCTGTCCGGAGTTCTCCGCCATGGAGGGCACCAGCACCTGGCGCATTCAGCTCGACAACTACTTCGTCGGCGAGGACTGCATGATCGCTGACCCGGCGCGTCCGTTCATCGCCCGCATCCGCGCCGCTTTCGTGCTGCTCCAGGCCGGCATGGCCACCGGCATCGTCCAGGGCAGCCTGGACTCGATGCGCGAGGTGGAGCCGGTGCTCGGCCACGTCAACCGTTTCCTGCACGACCGCCCGGACGAGATCCAGGCCGAGTTCGAGGAGCTGGGGGGGCGGATCATGACGCTGGCGCAAACCCCGTTCGACGGCAGTACCGACTTCCTGCTGGATGTCCTCGACGCACGCACCCAGAGCGCCGAGCTGGCGCTGCGTGCCTCGCAATCCGCGCTGCTGCACCAGGGCGCGCGAGGCTACCTGAAGAGTGCGGCACCGCAGCGGCGTATTCGCGAGGCCCAGTTCGTGGCCATCGTCACCCCGGCGATCAAGCACCTGCGTTGGGAGATGGCGCGCCTGATGAAAGAGGAGATGCCGGCATGA
- a CDS encoding MBL fold metallo-hydrolase codes for MPPHVESFFDEPTSTFSHVVHGGPGTPCAIIDSVLGYDPKSGRTDTRAADAILDYVLQQGLSVQWLLETHAHADHLSGAAYLRERLGGRIGASEAIRQVQQVFRGIYNLPADYCAAHGQFDHLFQADEAFAIGELRARALHVPGHTPADLAFQVEEVLVFVGDTLFPPDVGTARCDFPGGSASQLYNSARRLLALPGETRLFMCHDYPPPGRQPIAECTVAEQRATNLHVRDGVGEGDFVAMRRQRDAQLDMPNLLLPSIQVNIRAGVLPEPEGNGVRYMKMPIDGL; via the coding sequence ATGCCGCCTCATGTGGAAAGCTTTTTCGACGAACCGACCTCGACCTTCAGTCATGTGGTGCACGGTGGGCCGGGCACGCCCTGCGCCATCATCGATTCGGTGCTCGGCTATGACCCGAAGTCCGGGCGCACCGACACCCGCGCTGCCGATGCCATCCTCGACTACGTGCTCCAGCAAGGCCTCAGTGTGCAGTGGCTGCTGGAAACCCACGCGCATGCCGACCACCTTTCCGGCGCGGCCTACCTGCGCGAACGCCTGGGCGGGCGGATCGGCGCCAGCGAGGCCATCCGCCAGGTGCAGCAGGTCTTCCGGGGGATCTACAACCTGCCCGCCGACTATTGCGCGGCCCACGGCCAGTTCGATCACCTGTTCCAGGCTGACGAGGCGTTCGCCATCGGCGAACTGCGCGCCCGAGCCCTGCACGTCCCTGGCCATACGCCGGCGGACCTGGCGTTCCAGGTGGAGGAGGTGCTGGTGTTCGTCGGCGACACCCTGTTCCCGCCGGATGTCGGCACCGCCCGCTGCGACTTCCCAGGCGGCTCCGCCAGCCAGCTCTACAACTCGGCTCGTCGCCTGCTCGCGCTGCCGGGGGAAACCCGCCTTTTCATGTGCCACGACTACCCTCCGCCCGGACGCCAGCCGATCGCCGAGTGCACGGTGGCCGAACAGCGCGCCACGAACCTCCACGTGCGTGATGGCGTGGGCGAGGGCGACTTCGTCGCCATGCGCCGCCAGCGCGATGCCCAGCTCGACATGCCCAACCTGCTGTTGCCGTCGATCCAGGTGAACATCCGCGCCGGTGTACTGCCGGAGCCGGAGGGCAATGGGGTGCGGTATATGAAGATGCCGATTGATGGCCTCTGA
- a CDS encoding alginate export family protein — protein MRANPLLLCPLLFAATAPVVAQAEEHLANLFTQGKPLLDLRYRYERVDQDNAGEHADAQTLRTRAGFQSGSWYGFSGLFEVDNVSHIGEERFNDTRNGRVQYPLVGDPDGTEINQALLRYEHGRGSAVVGRQRIELDNQRFVGSVAWRQNEQTYDGALAQWRPLDGLTLTYAYLDNVNTPFGPDGQHGYPTNPANIEGHSQLFNLAYAWRAELKVSAYSYLLGLDNLALAPAAAPGSQSSRTSGLRLTGVRNGFSYALEYARQRDYAGNPLALNSHYVLGELGYQYGGYLAKVGYEVLGGENGPGNRAFQTPLATKHLFQGWADQFLITPADGIRDRYVGGSLPLLGGSLQVWYHDFRADQGGAHYGKELDLAYSRPIPQIKNLSAMAKYARYDADQFGVDTDKFWLQLQYRY, from the coding sequence ATGCGAGCCAACCCTCTGCTGCTTTGCCCCCTGCTGTTCGCCGCGACTGCGCCAGTCGTGGCCCAGGCCGAAGAACACCTTGCCAACCTGTTCACCCAGGGCAAGCCGCTGCTCGATCTGCGCTATCGCTACGAGCGCGTCGATCAGGACAACGCCGGCGAGCATGCCGACGCCCAGACCCTGCGCACCCGCGCCGGCTTCCAGAGCGGCAGCTGGTACGGTTTTTCCGGACTGTTCGAGGTCGACAACGTCAGTCACATCGGCGAGGAGCGTTTCAACGATACCCGCAATGGTCGCGTTCAGTACCCGCTGGTTGGCGACCCTGACGGTACGGAAATCAATCAGGCGCTGCTGCGCTACGAGCATGGGCGGGGTAGCGCGGTGGTCGGCCGCCAGCGCATCGAGCTGGACAACCAGCGCTTCGTCGGTAGCGTCGCCTGGCGGCAGAACGAGCAGACCTACGACGGTGCGCTTGCCCAGTGGCGGCCGCTCGACGGGCTGACCCTGACCTACGCCTACCTGGACAACGTCAACACCCCGTTCGGTCCCGACGGACAGCATGGCTATCCGACCAACCCGGCGAACATCGAGGGGCACAGCCAACTGTTCAACCTCGCCTATGCCTGGCGTGCGGAACTGAAGGTCAGCGCCTACAGCTACCTGCTCGGCCTCGACAACCTGGCGCTGGCGCCGGCCGCGGCACCGGGCAGCCAGTCCAGCCGCACCAGCGGCCTGCGCCTCACCGGCGTGCGCAATGGTTTCAGCTATGCGCTGGAATATGCCCGCCAGCGTGATTACGCCGGCAACCCGCTGGCGCTGAACAGCCACTATGTCCTCGGCGAACTGGGTTACCAGTACGGCGGTTACCTGGCCAAGGTCGGCTACGAGGTGCTTGGCGGGGAGAATGGGCCGGGCAACCGCGCCTTCCAGACCCCGCTGGCGACCAAGCACCTGTTCCAGGGCTGGGCTGACCAGTTCCTCATCACCCCGGCCGATGGCATCCGCGACCGCTACGTCGGTGGCAGCCTGCCCCTGCTGGGGGGCAGCCTGCAGGTCTGGTACCACGACTTCCGCGCCGACCAGGGCGGCGCCCACTACGGCAAGGAGCTGGACCTGGCCTACAGCCGCCCGATCCCCCAGATCAAGAACCTGTCGGCCATGGCCAAGTACGCCCGCTACGACGCCGACCAGTTCGGCGTGGATACCGACAAGTTCTGGCTGCAGCTTCAGTACCGCTACTGA
- a CDS encoding ABC transporter substrate-binding protein — translation MTDKNFYRPYSEHSSLSGCTCGAHGSQQEHDLQVERERLACGRDSDRLSRDFIEAAAVRALFPQDAARRRFLKAVGMGTAMAAIASVLPLQALQAMAEERGPLEKKDLKIGFIPINCATPLIMADPMGFYREQGLSVSLQKTAGWALVRDNMLNGELDASHFLAPMPLAISMGLGSSPQPMRVATIQNTNGQAITLALKHKDNRDPRNWKGFKFAIPFEFSMHNFLLRYYLAEHGLDPDRDVQLRVTPPAEMIANLRAGNIDGFFGPEPFNQRAVYDGIAFLHVLSKDIWQGHPCCSFGTSQAFIEQNPNTFAALYRAVLNAAAAANDPANLPTIAQAISTPNYLNQPEIVVRQVLTGRYADGLGEVRNEPDRAKFDPMPWYSMATWMLIQMKRWGYVKGDVDFNALAEQVFLMTDARRHMAELGMNEASAEPVNGYKSFSVMGRPYDPAQPKAYLDSFAIKRV, via the coding sequence ATGACCGACAAGAATTTCTACCGCCCCTATTCGGAGCACAGCAGCCTGTCAGGCTGCACCTGCGGGGCCCACGGCAGCCAGCAGGAACACGACCTGCAAGTCGAGCGGGAGCGTCTGGCCTGCGGGCGTGACAGTGACAGGCTGTCTCGCGACTTCATTGAGGCCGCCGCCGTGCGCGCGCTGTTCCCCCAGGATGCCGCCCGGCGCCGCTTCCTCAAGGCGGTGGGCATGGGCACTGCGATGGCCGCCATCGCCAGCGTGCTGCCGTTGCAGGCGCTGCAGGCAATGGCCGAGGAGCGCGGCCCGCTGGAAAAGAAGGACCTGAAGATCGGCTTCATTCCGATCAACTGCGCTACCCCGCTGATCATGGCCGATCCCATGGGCTTCTATCGGGAACAGGGACTCAGCGTCAGCCTGCAGAAGACCGCCGGCTGGGCCCTGGTGCGCGACAATATGCTCAACGGCGAGCTGGATGCCTCGCACTTCCTGGCCCCCATGCCGCTGGCCATCTCCATGGGCCTGGGGTCCAGCCCGCAACCCATGCGTGTGGCCACCATCCAGAACACTAACGGCCAGGCCATCACCCTGGCGCTCAAGCACAAGGACAATCGCGATCCGCGCAACTGGAAGGGCTTCAAGTTCGCCATTCCCTTCGAGTTCTCGATGCACAATTTCCTGCTGCGCTATTACCTGGCCGAGCACGGCCTCGACCCGGACCGTGACGTGCAACTGCGCGTGACGCCGCCTGCAGAGATGATCGCCAACCTGCGCGCCGGCAACATCGACGGTTTCTTCGGGCCCGAGCCGTTCAATCAGCGTGCCGTGTACGACGGCATCGCCTTCCTGCATGTGTTGTCCAAGGATATCTGGCAGGGGCACCCGTGCTGTTCGTTCGGCACCTCGCAGGCCTTCATCGAGCAGAACCCCAACACATTCGCGGCGCTTTACCGGGCGGTGCTCAACGCGGCCGCCGCCGCCAACGACCCGGCCAATCTGCCGACGATCGCTCAGGCCATCTCCACGCCGAACTATCTCAACCAGCCGGAGATCGTCGTGCGGCAGGTGCTCACCGGCCGTTACGCCGATGGTCTGGGCGAGGTCCGGAACGAGCCCGATCGAGCCAAGTTCGACCCGATGCCCTGGTATTCCATGGCGACCTGGATGCTGATCCAGATGAAGCGCTGGGGCTACGTAAAAGGCGACGTGGACTTCAACGCCCTGGCCGAACAGGTTTTCCTGATGACCGATGCCCGCCGCCACATGGCCGAGCTGGGCATGAACGAGGCGTCCGCCGAACCGGTGAACGGCTACAAGAGCTTCTCGGTGATGGGCCGCCCGTACGATCCGGCCCAGCCGAAGGCCTATCTGGACAGCTTCGCGATCAAGCGCGTGTGA
- a CDS encoding OsmC family protein, producing the protein MSAATETCPTTLKTYLKPIDREGLLAFAEKGRNNPASRGTNKVHTVMQGMYRSLSYVGDHEAVVVDEPLHLFGEDTAPAPGEIVLSGLGGCLAVGITAVATWKQVKLSKLEIFLEADIGNPAAWGAGGAQMQPEQMGFQAIRVKVLVEGDASREELDEIVRHANFYSPVANTLRNPIPFSIALAD; encoded by the coding sequence ATGTCTGCTGCAACCGAGACTTGCCCGACCACCCTGAAGACCTACCTGAAACCGATCGACCGCGAGGGCCTGCTGGCCTTCGCCGAGAAGGGCCGCAACAACCCCGCCAGCCGTGGCACCAACAAGGTCCACACGGTGATGCAGGGGATGTACCGCAGCCTGAGCTACGTGGGCGATCACGAAGCGGTCGTGGTCGATGAGCCGCTGCACCTGTTCGGCGAGGACACCGCGCCGGCACCGGGCGAGATCGTGCTTTCCGGGCTGGGTGGCTGCCTGGCCGTGGGCATCACGGCGGTGGCGACCTGGAAGCAGGTGAAACTGAGCAAGCTGGAAATCTTCCTCGAGGCCGACATCGGCAACCCGGCGGCGTGGGGCGCCGGTGGTGCGCAGATGCAGCCGGAGCAGATGGGCTTCCAGGCGATCCGCGTGAAGGTGCTGGTGGAAGGCGACGCGAGCCGCGAGGAACTGGACGAGATCGTCAGGCACGCCAACTTCTACTCGCCGGTGGCCAACACCCTGCGCAACCCGATTCCGTTCAGCATCGCCCTGGCTGACTGA
- a CDS encoding FAD-dependent oxidoreductase — translation MSDATRAWRQFICRACGLIYDEEMGDPDSGLAPGTRFEDIPDDWECPLCGVTKLDFEPFVRREAAPSCVVQGAQQGRGVVVVGAGLAGWATVEALRALDAAVPITLVSACKGDLYHKPELSVALSRGQTPESLVRETAADAARRLGVRLLTDTFVVGLTPAQHQVRTTQGTLTYTRLVLAQGARPVLPAELPPALCWRVNHLSGWSGLQAQLRQGSQRVAIVGAGMVGCELAEDFARAGHQVTLVDRQHLPLAGLLPEPAARRLRRSQQQLGIGYLGAVQVAGVSGLDDGSKCIATTCGQHLVVDQVIAATGLATDARLARMGGLDFDRGIQVDPGTLQTSAADVYALGDCVSLEGTACRFIEPIAHQARAIAHAVLGLAGERYRHSQPVIRLKTRSLPIEMHGTPCAAGQWRVVHEDDSYLLMEQQVDGRTASTLRVGQAKAA, via the coding sequence ATGAGCGACGCGACCCGAGCCTGGCGGCAGTTCATCTGCCGCGCCTGTGGGCTGATCTATGACGAGGAAATGGGTGATCCGGACAGCGGCCTGGCGCCCGGCACCCGCTTCGAAGACATCCCCGACGACTGGGAGTGCCCGCTGTGCGGGGTGACCAAGCTCGACTTCGAGCCCTTCGTCAGGCGCGAGGCCGCGCCATCCTGTGTGGTGCAGGGCGCACAGCAGGGCAGGGGCGTGGTGGTGGTGGGCGCCGGCCTTGCCGGCTGGGCCACCGTCGAAGCCCTGCGTGCGCTGGACGCCGCGGTGCCGATCACCCTGGTCAGCGCCTGCAAGGGCGACCTCTACCACAAGCCGGAACTGTCGGTGGCCCTGAGTCGCGGCCAGACGCCCGAGTCACTGGTTCGCGAGACGGCGGCCGACGCCGCCCGTCGCCTGGGCGTGCGTCTGTTGACCGACACCTTCGTGGTCGGCCTGACGCCGGCGCAGCACCAGGTACGCACGACCCAAGGCACGCTGACCTACACCCGGCTGGTGCTGGCCCAGGGCGCGCGCCCGGTACTGCCCGCCGAGCTGCCGCCGGCGTTGTGCTGGCGGGTGAACCACCTGAGTGGCTGGAGCGGTCTGCAGGCACAACTGCGCCAGGGGTCGCAGCGGGTCGCCATCGTCGGCGCCGGCATGGTCGGTTGCGAGCTGGCCGAGGACTTCGCCCGCGCCGGGCATCAGGTGACCCTGGTGGATCGCCAGCACCTTCCGCTGGCGGGCCTGCTGCCCGAGCCCGCGGCGCGTCGGCTGCGGCGGAGTCAGCAGCAACTGGGTATCGGCTATCTCGGGGCCGTGCAGGTTGCCGGCGTCAGTGGCCTGGATGACGGCAGCAAGTGCATCGCCACAACGTGCGGGCAGCACCTGGTCGTCGACCAGGTGATCGCTGCCACCGGCCTGGCGACCGATGCCCGTCTGGCGCGGATGGGCGGGCTGGATTTCGACAGGGGCATCCAGGTCGATCCTGGCACCCTGCAGACCAGCGCCGCGGATGTCTACGCGCTGGGTGACTGCGTGAGCCTGGAGGGCACCGCCTGCCGGTTCATCGAACCCATCGCTCACCAGGCCAGGGCGATTGCCCATGCCGTTCTGGGCCTGGCCGGGGAGCGTTACCGGCACAGCCAGCCGGTGATCCGTCTGAAGACCCGCTCCCTGCCGATCGAAATGCATGGCACGCCTTGTGCTGCGGGCCAGTGGCGGGTGGTGCACGAAGACGACAGTTATCTGCTCATGGAACAACAGGTCGATGGGCGTACCGCTTCAACCTTGCGTGTGGGCCAGGCCAAGGCCGCCTGA
- the ntrB gene encoding nitrate ABC transporter permease, translated as MNKSIRLKSALLSLVMLLVLLMVWQVSTLPDKQVAASAMDEEYALLMGQATSGESQKINGMPSPLQFAELAWEQLRDPFYDNGPNDKGIGIQLVHSLGRVGLGYLIAALVAIPLGFVIGMSPLLYKAFDPFIQVLKPISPLAWMPIALYTIKDSTTSAIFVIFICSVWPMLINTAFGVAGVRKDWLNVARTLEVGPLRKAFQVVLPAAAPTIITGMRISMGIAWLVIVAAEMLIGGTGIGYFVWNEWNNLSLGNVIFAVLMIGVIGMLLDLLFASLQKKVTYVE; from the coding sequence ATGAACAAGTCGATACGACTGAAATCCGCCTTGCTGTCGCTGGTGATGCTGCTGGTGCTGCTGATGGTCTGGCAGGTGTCGACCCTGCCCGACAAGCAGGTTGCCGCAAGCGCGATGGATGAGGAGTACGCCCTGCTGATGGGGCAGGCCACGAGCGGCGAGAGCCAGAAGATCAACGGCATGCCTAGCCCGCTGCAGTTCGCCGAACTGGCCTGGGAGCAACTCCGCGATCCCTTCTACGACAACGGACCGAATGACAAGGGCATCGGTATCCAGTTGGTGCACTCGCTGGGGCGCGTAGGCCTCGGCTACCTGATCGCCGCGCTGGTGGCGATCCCGCTGGGTTTCGTGATCGGCATGTCGCCACTGCTCTACAAGGCGTTCGATCCGTTCATCCAGGTGCTCAAGCCGATCTCGCCTCTGGCCTGGATGCCGATCGCGTTGTACACCATCAAGGACTCCACCACCTCGGCGATCTTCGTGATCTTCATCTGCTCGGTCTGGCCGATGCTGATCAACACCGCCTTCGGCGTCGCAGGGGTCCGCAAGGACTGGCTCAACGTCGCCCGCACCCTCGAGGTCGGCCCGCTGCGCAAGGCCTTCCAGGTGGTTCTGCCCGCGGCCGCGCCGACCATCATCACCGGCATGCGCATCTCCATGGGTATCGCCTGGCTGGTGATCGTCGCCGCGGAAATGCTGATCGGCGGTACCGGCATCGGCTACTTCGTGTGGAACGAATGGAACAACCTGTCCCTGGGCAACGTGATCTTCGCCGTGCTGATGATCGGCGTGATCGGCATGCTCCTCGATCTCCTCTTCGCCAGCCTGCAAAAGAAGGTGACCTATGTCGAATGA
- a CDS encoding sulfite exporter TauE/SafE family protein: MLLEMLYGLGVGVALGLTGGGGVLAVPALMLGLGYSLPEATPVALIAVGAAAMLGCLDGLRRGLVRYKAALLMALGGAICAPLGLQLARTLPVTALMLLFCAVLLLIAARMAGQALSAQAPGALPETLGRNCMINVATGRFRWNARCFISLSAIGGLSGLCSGLLGVGGGFLIVPGVRQFSNLGMHGIVATSLMVIALISATTVTGFLWTGGTLPSAAWVFIAAAGGGMLGGRLLSPRVPARHLQLGFALLAGLAALLLLSKALVPLLPFL; encoded by the coding sequence ATGCTGCTGGAAATGCTCTACGGACTGGGCGTGGGCGTTGCACTGGGCCTGACCGGAGGCGGAGGGGTGTTGGCGGTGCCGGCCCTCATGCTCGGGCTGGGTTACAGCTTGCCCGAGGCCACGCCGGTGGCACTGATTGCGGTCGGCGCCGCGGCGATGCTCGGCTGCCTGGACGGCTTGCGCCGTGGGTTGGTGCGCTACAAAGCGGCGCTGCTGATGGCGCTGGGCGGCGCCATCTGCGCCCCGCTGGGACTGCAGCTGGCGCGGACCCTGCCCGTCACGGCGCTGATGCTGCTGTTCTGCGCCGTGCTGCTACTGATCGCCGCCCGCATGGCTGGCCAGGCGCTGAGCGCACAGGCGCCGGGGGCGCTGCCTGAGACGCTGGGCAGGAACTGCATGATCAATGTCGCTACCGGGCGCTTTCGCTGGAACGCGCGCTGCTTCATCAGCTTGTCCGCCATCGGCGGGTTGTCGGGGCTGTGCAGTGGCCTGCTCGGCGTCGGCGGTGGATTTCTGATCGTTCCTGGCGTGCGCCAGTTCAGCAACCTCGGCATGCACGGCATTGTCGCTACCTCACTGATGGTGATCGCGCTGATCTCGGCCACGACCGTGACCGGCTTCCTGTGGACGGGGGGCACGCTGCCCTCCGCAGCCTGGGTGTTCATCGCCGCCGCGGGTGGCGGAATGCTCGGCGGTCGCCTGCTGTCGCCACGGGTGCCAGCCCGCCACCTGCAGCTGGGTTTTGCCCTGTTGGCCGGCCTGGCCGCGCTGTTGCTGCTGAGCAAGGCCCTCGTACCCCTTCTGCCGTTTCTCTGA
- a CDS encoding OsmC family protein — MTAATETCPTTLKTYLKPIDREGLLAFAEKGRNNPASRGTNKVHTVMQGMYRSLSYVGDHEAVVVDEPLHLFGEDTAPAPGEIVLSGLGGCLAVGITAVATWKQVKLSKLEIFLEADIGNPAAWGAGGAQMQPEQMGFQAIRVKVLVEGDASREELDEIVRHANFYSPVANTLRNPIPFSIALAD; from the coding sequence ATGACCGCAGCAACCGAGACTTGCCCGACCACCCTGAAGACCTACCTGAAACCGATCGACCGCGAGGGCCTGCTGGCCTTCGCCGAGAAGGGCCGCAACAACCCCGCCAGCCGTGGCACCAACAAGGTCCACACGGTGATGCAGGGGATGTACCGCAGCCTGAGCTACGTGGGCGATCACGAAGCGGTCGTGGTCGATGAGCCGCTGCACCTGTTCGGCGAGGACACCGCGCCGGCACCGGGCGAGATCGTGCTTTCCGGGCTGGGTGGCTGCCTGGCCGTGGGCATCACGGCGGTGGCGACCTGGAAGCAGGTGAAACTGAGCAAGCTGGAAATCTTCCTCGAGGCCGACATCGGCAACCCGGCGGCGTGGGGCGCCGGTGGTGCGCAGATGCAGCCGGAGCAGATGGGCTTCCAGGCGATCCGCGTGAAGGTGCTGGTGGAAGGCGACGCGAGCCGCGAGGAACTGGACGAGATCGTCAGGCACGCCAACTTCTACTCGCCGGTGGCCAACACCCTGCGCAACCCGATTCCGTTCAGCATCGCGCTGGCCGACTGA